ACAGCGAGCCGAGGATCAGAAACCAGCAGCTGATGGTCACCAGGAAGGGGCGCTTGAGCACATGAAGATTCCCGACAAAAACTTTAGAAAAAACAAGCATGGTGCTCACGGTATGGTTGAATGGCCCTGATTGTAATGAAAAAAGCCGGCTTGCGCCGGCTTCTTGCAAAGAACGATAAATGCTTAGTTCTTCGACTGGTCAACCATCTTGTTCTTGGCGATCCAAGGCATCATGGCGCGCAGTTTCGCGCCCACTTCTTCGATCTGGTGCTCGGACGTCAGGCGGCGGCGCGAGATCAGGGTCGGTGCGCCTGCCTTGTTTTCCAGAATGAAGCTCTTCGCGTATTCGCCCGTTTGAATGTCTTTCAGGCATTGACGCATCGCATCCTTGGTGGCCGAGGTCACGACTTTAGGACCGGTCACGTATTCGCCGTATTCAGCGTTGTTCGAGATCGAGTAGTTCATGTTGGCGATGCCGCCTTCATAGATCAGGTCGACGATCAGTTTCAGTTCGTGCAAGCACTCGAAGTACGCCATTTCAGGCGCGTAGCCCGCTTCCGTCAGGGTTTCGAAGCCGGCCTTGATCAGTTCCACGGCGCCGCCGCACAGCACGGCTTGTTCGCCGAACAGATCCGTTTCGGTTTCTTCACGGAAGTTCGTTTCGATGATGCCGGCGCGGCCGCCGCCGTTGGCCGAGGCGTACGACAAGGCGATATCGCGGGCGATGCCCGATTTGTCCTGGTACACGGCGATCAGGTGGGGCACGCCGCCACCCTGGGTGTAAGTGGCGCGCACGGTGTGGCCCGGGGCTTTCGGCGCGACCATGATCACGTCCAGGTCGGCGCGTGGCACGACTTGGCCGTAATGCACGTTGAAGCCGTGGGCGAAGGCCAGCACGGCGCCTTGCTTGGCGAACGGCGCGATGTTTT
Above is a genomic segment from Janthinobacterium sp. 64 containing:
- the ilvC gene encoding ketol-acid reductoisomerase, with translation MKVFYDKDADLSLIKGKNVAIIGYGSQGHAHAQNLNDSGVNVTVGLRKGGASWTKVEQAGLKVAEVNDAVKAADVIMILLPDENIAQVYNENIAPFAKQGAVLAFAHGFNVHYGQVVPRADLDVIMVAPKAPGHTVRATYTQGGGVPHLIAVYQDKSGIARDIALSYASANGGGRAGIIETNFREETETDLFGEQAVLCGGAVELIKAGFETLTEAGYAPEMAYFECLHELKLIVDLIYEGGIANMNYSISNNAEYGEYVTGPKVVTSATKDAMRQCLKDIQTGEYAKSFILENKAGAPTLISRRRLTSEHQIEEVGAKLRAMMPWIAKNKMVDQSKN